TGATGCTCAAACGCTCGGAAAATGCTGCCCTGATTAAGCTTGTTCGAATCCTCGCAGTTTCATCCTTCCAGAACAGATTCGCCTCTGAGCGGATAGATTTTGTGTGCCCTGTGCCTCTGCACTGGACTCGCCGCTGGGCAAGGGGATTCAATCAGGCCGGCATACTCGCTGCTGGGCTCAAATCCATCGGCATCCCTTCCCGAACTGTGCTAAAGCGCACAAGGCAGACAAGACCCCAGCCGGTGATGGAAAGCTACAGCAAGCGAATGAGAAACGTGAGAGGGGCTTTCGCTCTGAAAAGATTCGCTGATGTGCAAGGCAAAAGTATCCTGCTCGCTGACGACGTTCGAACCTCCGGTGCAACGATCAACGAATGCGCTCGTGTGCTCAAAGAGGCGGGAGCAGAAAAGGCATTCGCCCTAACCCTCACCGTACCGGCAGGGCAGATTTAGCCCCCGGCTCAATTCGTAATTGCTGCGCCAGTCTGTAATGAGCGTCTGCTGTCCACTTATTTCTCCCCCGGAGGCGGAAAGTAAGCGGATAGATTCGTGGCTCGTGGCGAGCAATAAAATCATTAGAGAAAATTAGTGTGAATTAGTGAGTGAGTGGACAAGGTGGACGAGGTGGACTCGGTCAGCGGAACTTTAGCCTTTTGCCTTCCCATTGCCTTGAACCTTAAAAATCCTGTAGATACTTGCCCCGCAGCCAAAGCGGTTCGGGGCTGTAAATCCTGTCAAAAAAAACTCTGTGCAACCTGTGGATTATATCTCCTTGCTATCTGCGGGTCTGATTTCTCTGGTCTTTTTGCCTACGAGAGTTTTCTCAGAAGTGGATAGCGAGCCATATTGTCTTTTCGCTTTGCGAAGTATCCGCCACTCTGTGTTTGCAGCCTGCTGGAATAAAACAATAGTCTCCTCGAGCAAGCCTTACCGGGCTATTCTGGGCGAATTCAAGGATTCCCTCTCCCTCAAGCACAACAACCCATTCGTTCTTCCCGCTGCAGAGCCACTGTCCTTCGGGGGTTTTATGCCCATCGGAGATTATGCGCTCGATTGTAACACCACCTCTGAAGAGAAGCTCATCGAACTGCTCACCTTCCGGAAAACTCTCAGGCAGATTTTTGAATATATTTGCCGGATGCAACATCAAACCCTGTGCATCTCGGTGAACAGCTTTTCATCCTGGCAGTTTATGCGGAGATCAAGCTGCTCACCAGCCTCTGCAAGACGCTTTTTTAATTCGCTCATCGTCGTACTGCTGGAGGCCATATCGCAGGCCATTGTCATTACAAACAGCTCTTCGCTCATAATCTTCTGGTTTACGTCTATGATGTTTACGTCCAGCTCGGCAAGCTCCCTGCTGATGCGGGCAATAATCCCCACCTGATCCTTGCCGGTTACTGTGATTATGCATACCCGTGAGTGGCTTTCGTTTTTCATATATATTCCTTCAGCTGTATTAGCTTTTTCTTCGCTGCCGGCGGCTCAAATCAGCCGGCATTTATTAGATAAGGCTTAAATTATATCCTTTCAGCTTTGAGTAAAAAGAATTTTCTCGGCTCACCCTGCCCTGCTCAGCTGAAAACAAAAGTGGAAAAAGCTGCGGGCAGAAATATAATCATCGCCGGAAGGAAAGATTATGATTATTTTAGCAGTAGATTACGGGCTCAAACGCACAGGACTCGCAGTTTGCGACAGGGACGAGATTATCTGCTCGCCGCTGGAGGTGGTGCAGCAGAAGGACGATGGACTTGCGGAGAAAATTGCCCAAACAGCACAGGACTACAAAGCAGAGGCTCTTGTATTCGGTCTGCCTTACAATATGGACGGCACAGAAGGCAAGCAGGCGAAAAAGGTGCGAAGCTT
This window of the Sedimentisphaera salicampi genome carries:
- a CDS encoding ACT domain-containing protein, encoding MKNESHSRVCIITVTGKDQVGIIARISRELAELDVNIIDVNQKIMSEELFVMTMACDMASSSTTMSELKKRLAEAGEQLDLRINCQDEKLFTEMHRV
- the ruvX gene encoding Holliday junction resolvase RuvX encodes the protein MIILAVDYGLKRTGLAVCDRDEIICSPLEVVQQKDDGLAEKIAQTAQDYKAEALVFGLPYNMDGTEGKQAKKVRSFAEKAGKIAGLEVFFQDERLTSEFASDMLRPAELTRKKKKKRLDAVAAAAILKAFTEKRKLENS
- a CDS encoding double zinc ribbon domain-containing protein, with amino-acid sequence MRILAEQICDNLIHTANAVLWPSRCLACGELTAAGQPLCGDCWDGLKDACSDCACPRCGAVVSEEAAKNDMCGFCINKKLHINGFARAGRYESTLRNLVLMLKRSENAALIKLVRILAVSSFQNRFASERIDFVCPVPLHWTRRWARGFNQAGILAAGLKSIGIPSRTVLKRTRQTRPQPVMESYSKRMRNVRGAFALKRFADVQGKSILLADDVRTSGATINECARVLKEAGAEKAFALTLTVPAGQI
- a CDS encoding cupin domain-containing protein; protein product: MLHPANIFKNLPESFPEGEQFDELLFRGGVTIERIISDGHKTPEGQWLCSGKNEWVVVLEGEGILEFAQNSPVRLARGDYCFIPAGCKHRVADTSQSEKTIWLAIHF